From a single Lolium rigidum isolate FL_2022 chromosome 7, APGP_CSIRO_Lrig_0.1, whole genome shotgun sequence genomic region:
- the LOC124676895 gene encoding arogenate dehydratase 1-like yields MAAMSLVKAPIGQGLRPASHNPRRGGGVVRSSLQGAVVASRAEWLTSCAVLSSKVAALVSHSTNGHVAAAAAAANGALLDLVPVSSTNGGARNLPAPLRIADLCPAPMHGSELRVAYQGVPGAYSEKAAGKAYQGCDAVPCDQFDVAFQAVENWIVDRAVLPVENSLGGSIHRNYDLLLRHRLHIVGEVQLPVHHCLLALPGVRKEDITRVISHPQALAQCEHTLTRMGLNAAREAFDDTAGAAEYIAANGLRDTAAIASSRAAELYGMEVLADGIQDDCGNVTRFVMLAREPIVPRMDRPFKTSIVFAHDKEGTSMLFRVLSAFAFRDISLTKIESRPYRPIRLVDDASSGTATKTFDYMFYVDFQASLADPRVQKALAEVQEFTSFLRVLGSYPMDMTPMTAGSSSTITSSNSSPTSSR; encoded by the coding sequence ATGGCTGCCATGAGTTTGGTAAAGGCGCCCATTGGTCAGGGTCTTAGGCCGGCGAGCCACAATCCGAGGAGGGGCGGTGGCGTGGTCAGGTCCTCTCTGCAGGGCGCCGTCGTTGCAAGCCGGGCGGAGTGGCTCACTAGCTGTGCCGTGCTCTCCAGCAAGGTGGCCGCGCTCGTCTCCCACTCCACCAACGGCCACGTCGCTGCAGCTGCAGCGGCTGCAAACGGGGCGCTGTTGGACTTGGTCCCTGTGAGCAGTACTAATGGCGGCGCAAGGAACCTGCCGGCACCGCTCCGGATCGCCGACCTGTGCCCCGCGCCGATGCACGGTTCAGAGCTGCGTGTGGCGTACCAGGGTGTGCCTGGGGCGTACAGCGAGAAGGCGGCCGGCAAGGCGTACCAGGGCTGCGACGCTGTCCCCTGCGACCAGTTCGACGTGGCGTTCCAGGCCGTGGAGAACTGGATCGTGGACCGCGCCGTGCTCCCCGTGGAGAACTCGCTCGGCGGCAGCATCCACCGGAACTACGACCTCCTGCTCCGTCACCGCCTCCACATCGTCGGCGAGGTGCAGCTCCCCGTGCACCACTGCCTCCTCGCGCTGCCGGGCGTGCGCAAGGAGGACATCACCCGCGTCATCAGCCACCCGCAGGCGTTGGCGCAGTGCGAGCACACGCTCACCCGCATGGGTCTCAACGCTGCCCGCGAAGCTTTCGACGAtaccgccggcgccgccgagtACATCGCCGCCAACGGCCTCCGTGACACGGCCGCCATCGCGTCCTCCCGCGCTGCCGAGCTGTACGGCATGGAGGTGCTCGCCGACGGCATCCAGGACGACTGCGGCAACGTCACGCGGTTCGTGATGCTCGCTAGGGAGCCAATCGTCCCGCGCATGGACCGGCCCTTCAAAACCAGCATCGTGTTCGCCCACGACAAGGAGGGCACCTCCATGCTCTTCAGGGTGCTCTCCGCCTTCGCCTTCCGCGACATCAGCCTCACCAAGATCGAGAGCCGCCCGTACCGGCCCATCCGCCTTGTCGACGATGCCAGCAGCGGCACGGCCACCAAGACGTTCGACTACATGTTCTACGTGGACTTCCAGGCATCCCTTGCCGATCCGCGCGTGCAAAAGGCGCTTGCAGAGGTCCAGGAGTTCACCTCGTTCTTAAGGGTGCTGGGGAGCTATCCCATGGACATGACTCCCATgaccgccggctcctcctccaccaTTACATCATCTAATTCCTCGCCAACCTCTTCTCGCTAA